A stretch of the uncultured Bacteroides sp. genome encodes the following:
- the mutS gene encoding DNA mismatch repair protein MutS: MANDIVLTPMMKQFLDLKAKHPDAVMLFRCGDFYETYSDDAVVAAEILGITLTKRANGQGKSVEMAGFPHHALDTYLPKLIRAGKRVAICDQLEDPKTTKKLVKRGITELVTPGVSINDNVLNYKENNFLAAVHFGKNECGIAFLDISTGEFLTAEGPFDYIDKLLNNFAPKEVLFERSRRGMFEGNFGNKFFTFELEDWVFTESSARERLLKHFETNNLKGFGVEHLKNGIIASGAILQYLDMTQHTQIGHITSLSRIEEDRYVRLDKYTVRSLELISSMNEGGKSLLNVIDRTISPMGARMLKRWMVFPLKDEKPINDRLNVVEYFFREPEFKELIEEQLHLIGDLERIISKVAVGRVSPREVVQLKVALQAIEPIKEACLNADNPSLNRIGDQLNLCLSIRDKIDKEVNNDPPLLINKGGVIKNGVNAELDELRKIAYSGKDYLLQIQQRESELTGIPSLKIAYNNVFGYFIEVRNAHKDKVPQEWIRKQTLVNAERYITQELKEYEEKILGAEDKIMVIETRLYNELVLSLSEYIPAIQINANQIARVDCLLSFANVAAENKYIRPVIEDNDVLEIKQGRHPVIEKQLPIGEKYIANDVTIDTEHQQIIIITGPNMAGKSALLRQTALITLLAQIGSFVPAESAHIGLVDKIFTRVGASDNISVGESTFMVEMNEAADILNNISPRSLVLFDELGRGTSTYDGISIAWAIVEYIHEHPKARARTLFATHYHELNEMEKSFKRIKNYNVSVKEVDNKVIFLRKLERGGSEHSFGIHVAKMAGMPKSIVKRSNDILLKLESDNRKKGISGKHLSEVRENREGMQLNFFQLDDPILCQIRDEILNLDVNNLTPLEALNKLNDIKKIVKGK; encoded by the coding sequence GTGGCAAATGATATAGTTCTTACCCCCATGATGAAGCAGTTTCTAGACTTAAAGGCGAAACACCCCGATGCGGTGATGCTTTTTCGTTGCGGAGACTTTTATGAAACTTATTCCGACGATGCAGTAGTGGCTGCAGAAATACTTGGGATCACTTTAACTAAAAGAGCTAATGGACAAGGCAAATCTGTAGAGATGGCGGGCTTTCCCCATCATGCACTTGATACATACTTGCCCAAACTAATCAGAGCGGGCAAAAGAGTTGCTATCTGTGACCAGTTGGAAGATCCTAAAACGACTAAGAAACTTGTGAAACGGGGTATTACCGAACTGGTTACTCCTGGAGTTTCCATTAATGATAACGTTCTCAACTACAAAGAAAATAACTTCCTTGCGGCTGTTCATTTCGGTAAGAATGAATGCGGTATAGCTTTTCTTGATATCTCAACAGGAGAGTTCCTCACAGCTGAGGGGCCGTTCGATTATATTGATAAGCTTTTAAATAATTTTGCTCCTAAAGAAGTTCTTTTTGAACGGAGCAGGAGAGGGATGTTTGAAGGTAATTTTGGGAATAAATTCTTTACCTTCGAGCTGGAAGATTGGGTATTTACTGAATCCAGCGCCCGTGAACGACTTCTGAAACACTTTGAAACCAACAATCTTAAGGGCTTTGGTGTGGAGCATCTGAAGAACGGAATCATTGCTTCCGGAGCTATTCTTCAGTACCTGGATATGACTCAACACACACAGATAGGGCATATCACTTCACTTTCCCGCATTGAAGAAGACCGCTATGTGCGGTTAGATAAATATACTGTGCGTAGTCTGGAGTTGATATCCAGTATGAACGAAGGCGGCAAAAGTCTTCTAAATGTTATCGATAGGACTATCAGTCCTATGGGAGCCCGCATGTTAAAGCGTTGGATGGTCTTTCCGTTGAAGGACGAAAAGCCAATTAACGACCGCCTTAACGTAGTGGAATATTTCTTCCGTGAGCCGGAATTCAAGGAACTTATAGAAGAACAGCTTCATTTGATAGGCGATTTAGAGAGAATTATCTCGAAAGTAGCTGTAGGACGCGTTTCTCCTCGTGAAGTTGTGCAGCTGAAAGTGGCTTTGCAAGCCATTGAACCGATAAAAGAAGCTTGCCTGAATGCCGATAATCCGAGTCTGAATAGGATAGGAGACCAGTTAAATCTCTGTCTCTCCATCAGAGATAAAATAGACAAGGAGGTAAACAATGATCCTCCGCTGTTAATTAATAAAGGCGGCGTAATTAAAAACGGGGTGAATGCCGAATTGGATGAATTACGTAAAATAGCTTATTCAGGGAAAGACTATCTGTTGCAGATTCAACAACGGGAGAGTGAACTGACGGGCATTCCAAGTTTGAAGATTGCCTATAATAACGTATTTGGATACTTCATTGAAGTGAGAAATGCTCACAAGGATAAGGTTCCTCAGGAGTGGATTCGCAAACAAACATTGGTGAATGCCGAGCGTTATATCACTCAGGAGCTCAAGGAGTATGAAGAGAAAATATTGGGAGCAGAGGATAAAATTATGGTTATTGAGACCAGACTTTATAATGAATTGGTTCTTTCGCTAAGTGAATATATTCCGGCAATACAGATTAATGCTAATCAGATAGCACGCGTTGATTGTCTTCTATCATTTGCTAACGTTGCAGCGGAGAACAAATACATTCGTCCGGTGATTGAGGATAATGATGTGCTGGAGATAAAGCAGGGAAGACATCCGGTTATCGAGAAACAACTTCCCATTGGTGAGAAATATATTGCAAACGACGTTACAATAGATACCGAGCATCAGCAAATCATTATCATTACTGGTCCGAACATGGCTGGTAAATCGGCTTTGCTGCGCCAGACTGCCTTGATTACTCTACTGGCTCAGATAGGAAGTTTCGTTCCTGCCGAGAGTGCCCATATAGGCCTTGTAGATAAAATATTCACCCGAGTAGGAGCAAGCGATAACATCTCGGTGGGAGAGTCTACTTTCATGGTTGAAATGAACGAGGCGGCCGATATATTAAATAACATTTCACCGCGAAGTCTGGTTCTGTTTGATGAGCTGGGACGCGGAACTTCCACTTATGATGGTATATCTATTGCCTGGGCCATTGTGGAATATATCCATGAGCACCCCAAAGCAAGGGCAAGAACATTGTTTGCCACCCACTATCATGAGCTCAATGAAATGGAAAAGTCCTTCAAGCGAATTAAGAATTATAACGTTTCAGTGAAGGAAGTTGATAATAAAGTAATCTTCCTTCGTAAGCTCGAACGAGGTGGGAGTGAGCACTCCTTTGGTATCCATGTAGCAAAGATGGCGGGTATGCCAAAAAGTATAGTGAAACGATCTAATGATATACTTCTTAAACTGGAGTCTGATAACCGTAAGAAAGGAATTTCAGGCAAACATCTGTCCGAAGTCAGAGAGAACAGAGAAGGGATGCAGCTCAATTTCTTCCAGCTTGACGATCCAATCCTTTGCCAGATAAGGGATGAGATTCTGAATCTTGATGTGAATAATCTTACTCCTTTGGAGGCTTTGAATAAGCTGAATGATATTAAGAAGATTGTGAAAGGAAAATAA
- a CDS encoding GNA1162 family protein, with amino-acid sequence MRKIIYFSLCILLLTSCGETKNFTRGDNYPKMYEEKPTSILIMPPINRTVNVEAKEYFYSSLAVPLCEKGYYVISPFLAMETLKSESAYDSEMFLESNLSKFHEVFGADAALFTIINRWDKSTLGNTITVEIEYLLKSTANNEVLFNRKGVLTVDLSINSGSGGLLGALVDMAASAITTAATDKVVAARSCNNFSLRDLPDGRYRSTFEKDQITPAGDKEFKATVKK; translated from the coding sequence ATGAGAAAAATCATATATTTCAGTCTGTGCATTCTCCTACTTACCTCATGCGGAGAGACAAAGAACTTCACTCGTGGAGATAATTATCCCAAGATGTATGAAGAAAAGCCTACAAGCATTCTCATTATGCCTCCGATAAACCGTACAGTTAATGTGGAAGCTAAAGAATATTTTTACTCATCTTTGGCTGTTCCATTATGCGAAAAAGGATATTATGTTATCTCTCCTTTTCTGGCAATGGAGACACTTAAAAGCGAAAGTGCCTATGATTCAGAAATGTTCTTAGAGAGCAATCTTAGTAAATTTCATGAAGTTTTTGGAGCAGACGCGGCACTTTTCACTATCATCAACCGATGGGATAAGTCTACACTAGGAAACACCATTACGGTAGAAATAGAGTATCTGCTAAAATCTACAGCAAACAATGAGGTTCTCTTTAACAGAAAAGGCGTATTAACCGTTGACCTGAGTATTAATTCAGGTAGCGGAGGTCTTTTAGGAGCTTTAGTTGATATGGCTGCTTCGGCAATAACAACAGCTGCAACCGATAAAGTAGTAGCTGCCAGGAGTTGCAATAACTTCTCTCTCCGCGATTTACCTGACGGAAGGTATAGAAGTACCTTTGAAAAAGATCAGATTACACCAGCAGGCGATAAGGAATTTAAAGCTACAGTAAAGAAATAA
- a CDS encoding DUF4810 domain-containing protein: MKIKLICVACCILSLSSCVTQESALYSWKDYEKTSYNYYKKQTPESTQALLKTYENLIALQSNSTRKVVPPGTYAEYGFLLVQTGKKEEGIAMLKNEITTYPESKVFIERIIKMVEK, from the coding sequence ATGAAAATAAAACTAATCTGTGTGGCTTGCTGTATCTTGTCACTAAGCTCTTGTGTAACTCAGGAAAGTGCGCTTTATTCATGGAAAGATTACGAAAAGACTTCGTATAACTACTACAAAAAACAAACGCCCGAAAGTACACAAGCATTATTAAAAACCTATGAGAATTTAATTGCTTTGCAAAGCAATAGTACTCGTAAGGTGGTTCCTCCCGGAACTTATGCCGAGTATGGCTTCCTACTTGTTCAGACAGGAAAAAAAGAAGAAGGAATAGCTATGTTGAAAAACGAGATTACAACTTATCCTGAATCAAAGGTGTTTATTGAAAGAATCATTAAAATGGTAGAAAAATGA
- a CDS encoding CsgG/HfaB family protein, with translation MKKVIYLVLLLAFMQTEVYAQRKVTVVEPESSIKHPEKSLKRKVAISRFSNETQYAKGIFYDKDNDPMGKQALDILSAKLAASDKFILLERNDLNQLLNESSKSGNSYQNIGADYLIIGSITEFGRKNIGDVKVFSTSKTQIVEATVSIRLVDVSTGLIIYSEEAKGTAEQKTKQTLGVGGRADYDATLSDKAISMAISKLVENIINNCMDRPWKSYFMAYDNDAILISGGKSQGLEVGDKFIVKEKGKTVKNPQTGLNIELPGKKVGEISITMVGGDTPQTEYSVVTFIEGGIDKTNLTNYYIEEKK, from the coding sequence ATGAAAAAAGTCATTTATTTAGTTCTTCTGCTTGCTTTCATGCAAACAGAAGTTTATGCGCAAAGGAAGGTAACGGTTGTAGAACCTGAATCTTCAATTAAGCATCCCGAAAAATCACTTAAAAGGAAAGTTGCCATTTCCAGATTCTCCAATGAAACCCAATATGCCAAAGGAATCTTCTATGACAAAGATAACGATCCAATGGGAAAACAAGCATTGGACATTCTATCGGCTAAACTGGCCGCTTCGGATAAATTCATTTTACTGGAACGGAATGATCTGAATCAGTTGCTGAATGAATCGTCTAAATCGGGGAATTCATACCAGAATATTGGTGCAGACTACCTGATTATTGGTTCAATTACAGAATTTGGACGAAAAAACATAGGCGATGTTAAAGTTTTCTCAACCAGCAAAACACAAATTGTAGAAGCAACTGTAAGTATCCGCTTAGTCGATGTTTCTACCGGACTCATCATTTATTCGGAAGAAGCCAAAGGAACTGCTGAACAGAAAACCAAACAAACTCTTGGAGTAGGCGGAAGAGCCGACTATGACGCTACTTTGAGTGATAAAGCTATCTCAATGGCTATCTCAAAGCTGGTTGAAAACATAATAAATAACTGTATGGACAGACCATGGAAATCCTATTTTATGGCCTATGACAATGACGCTATTCTTATTTCTGGCGGGAAAAGCCAAGGCTTAGAAGTCGGCGATAAATTTATAGTAAAAGAAAAAGGAAAAACGGTTAAGAACCCACAAACAGGGCTAAATATTGAACTTCCAGGAAAGAAGGTCGGTGAAATATCTATCACTATGGTTGGTGGCGACACTCCGCAAACAGAATACTCTGTTGTAACCTTCATTGAAGGTGGTATTGATAAAACAAATCTAACTAACTATTATATTGAGGAGAAAAAATGA